A genomic stretch from Vanrija pseudolonga chromosome 6, complete sequence includes:
- the adh-1_2 gene encoding Alcohol dehydrogenase 1: protein MTIPKTARAAVTVNGGTPQFSIDHREDFPVPTPGPGEILLECKYTGVCQSDYHAAYGDWQGLTQAEGVTCLGHEGAGIVRAVGPGVTDFKVGDRAGALVAADSCGTCEFCSQDDCALCAKINLTGFHRNGSFAQYINVNTRFAVHIPEGIPFEQAAPFMCSGGTAYTAVKTTGLKAGQTVAVLGAAGGVGHMVVQFAKARGLRVIAIDVGADKKEATLATGADEYVDITGTKDLPATVAALTPDGLGVHGVIVTAGNGKAYAAGVGILRPRGVFVCVGLPPTGSAIAGAEPAAIIFKAITVRGSLLNTVEDMNDALQLLKAGKIKEHVEIRPFAATGQALADVGASKTKGRVVIDFAA, encoded by the exons ATGACCATCCCCAAGactgcccgcgccgccgtcaccgtcaACGGTGGCACGCCCCAG TTCTCCATCGACCACCGCGAGGACTTCCCCGTGCCCACCCCCGGCCCGGGCGAGATCCTCCTCGAGTGCAAGTACACTGGTGTCTGCCAGTCCGACTACCACGCGGCCTACGGAGACTGGCAGGGCCTGacgcaggccgagggcgtcacCTGTCTCGGCCACGAGGGCGCCGGCatcgtccgcgccgtcgggccCGGCGTGACCGACttcaaggtcggcgacaGGGCTGGCGCGCTCGTTGCGGCCGACTCGTGCGGCACCTGCGAGTTCTGTAGCCAGGATG ACTGTGCCCTCTGCGCCAAGATCAACCTCACCGGCTTCCACCGCAACGGCTCGTTCGCGCAGTACATCAACGTCAACACGCGCTTCGCCGTCCACATCCCCGAGGGCATCCCCTTTGAGCAGGCGGCCCCCTTCATGTGctcgggcggcacggcgtacACGGCCGTCAAGACGACTGGCCTCAAGGCCGGCCAGACCGTGGCCGTGCTCGGTGCCGCGGGAGGTGTGGGCCACATGGTCGTGCAGttcgccaaggcgcgcggcCTGCGCGTGATTGccatcgacgtcggcgccgacaagaaggaggcgacgctcgccaccggcgccgacgagtaCGTCGACATCACCGGCACCAAGGACCTGCCCGCCACTGTCGCCGCTCTTACGCctgacgggctcggcgtgcacGGCGTCATCGTCACCGCGGGCAACGGCAAGgcgtacgccgccggcgtgggcaTCCTCCGCCCCCGCGGCGTGTTTGTGTGCGTTGGTCTCCCGCCGACCGGCTCGGCCatcgctggcgccgagcctGCCGCGATCATCTTCAAGGCCATCACGGTCCGCGGCTCGCTCCTCAACACGGTCGAGGACATGAACGACGCCCTCCAGCtcctcaaggccggcaagaTCAAGGAGCACGTCGAGATCCGCCCCTTCGCCGCCACGGgccaggcgctcgccgacgtcggcgcgtccAAGACCAAGGGCCGTGTCGTCATCGACTTTGCCGCCTAA
- the SPAC1F5.03c_0 gene encoding Putative oxidoreductasec — protein sequence MPHTRAQLQQPTTPPPDHRAPKNIVIVGGGIVGVCTAYFLAISPHRPPGSTITIVEGTGIASAASGYSGGFLARDWHSPATASLSAMSFDLHRKLAEQFGGPKNWGYRTVDTLSVKIDHEAGPSTKRTPVPWLPRGSVQSTSTLGTHATTAQVHPRLLTNFLTDRFLREPGCTLVLGTARALGLENHAPSTLMVTLKEGGEKILDTDTIVLTNGPWLGKLATEILPSSAARRLAVDGQMAHSLVIRTREPTTPHVLFVDLCLEDGAVSEPEVYPRPDGTTLVCGASCDDPLPPTAADVHPNPKSLERLRQQAAGIAPILTARGGAFTEAETGCFLPIPDRGRPIIGKVLDGVFVGGGLSCWGITQGPGTGLVLSELILEGRARTADISKLAP from the exons ATGCCGCACACACGCGCGCAGCTACagcagccgacgacgccgccgcccgaccaCCGCGCGCCAAAGAACATTGtcattgtcggcggcggcatcgtcggcgtctgCACGGCCTACTTCCTCGCAATCagcccccaccgcccaccgGGGAGCACAATCACCATCGTCGAGGGCACGGGGATCGCGTCCGCTGCTAGCGGGTACAGCGGGGGCTTCCTCGCCCGCGACTGGCACAGTCCGGCGACTGCAA GCCTATCTGCCATGTCCTTTGACCTCCaccgcaagctcgccgaACAGTTCGGAGGTCCCAAGAACTGGGGCTATCGTACGGTCGATACCTTG TCGGTAAAGATTGACCACGAGGCCGGGCCATCGACCAAGCGCACGCCCGTGCCATGGCTCCCGCGGGGGAGCGTccagtcgacctcgacactaGGCACACACGCGACAACAGCCCAGGTCCACCCACGGCTGTTGACAAACTTTTTGACGGATCGCTTCCTCCGGGAACCCGGGTGCACGCTCGTGCTtgggacggcgcgcgcgctcgggctGGAAAACCACGCGCCATCAACCCTCATGGTCacgctcaaggagggcggcgagaagaTCCTGGATACCGATACCATTGTCCTCACCAACGGCCCATGGCTAGGCAAGCTCGCAACCGAGATCCTGCCTTCCAGTGCCGCTAGGCGGCTGGCCGTCGACGGACAGATGGCGCACTCGCTCGTCATTCGAACCAGAGAACCCACGACGCCCCACGTGCTCTTCGTCGACCTCTGCCTCGAGGACGGGGCAGTGTCTGAGCCAGAGGTCTACCCAAGGCCAGATGGCACAACAttggt AtgcggcgcgagctgcgacgacccgctgccgccgacggcggccgacGTGCACCCCAACCCCAAATCACTCGAGCGCCTCCGGCAACAGGCCGCGGGCATTGCGCCAATCTTGACGGCACGAGGGGGTGCcttcaccgaggccgagacgggctGCTTCCTCCCCATCCCAGATCGTGGGCGCCCAATCAtcggcaaggtcctcgacggcgtgtttgtcggcggcggcctgagCTGCTGGGGCATCACGCAGGGGCCTGGTACCGGGCTGGTTCTCTCGGAGCTTATCCTCGAGGGACGCGCGCGGACCGCCGACATCTCAAAACTTGCACCATAG
- the ubp7 gene encoding putative ubiquitin carboxyl-terminal hydrolase 7 — MLQLSATPQLIALLSANPAWSLTPSANSILPPPPRAPQLTPSLLPAASEMPLYPLLPVTRAFNDALGRAWATKDVAGPSISIKGLLKELARKYDQYDEFAQQDAHELLRHLLDSMEMEERDIIKRVQPPRPAPTGSSPDGGASLSASIASLPLPAAPDNGIPDSERLLPFVDVLFGGLLASIVVCETCKSVSHTYEGFLDLSLSLRGDDDTPRLRKRDRFRSITSKFKPRTVSSKLAGEPTATMSDPEGDGGERRERKSKQQHLTVNSETENEHGAAGLGRSASTSKSFGGLKGRTSFSFRRKGGRSVSGTTEKENGAASDTSAASASTAQPSEPALILEPVAEGESAVPMSSSSPAEQPHAQHHQHHHHQHQAGPTPAQAAYIQRILYGPPGAPESHDPIAKLRAAHAGELGVGGGGKPDSGLVDSLKAFTSVEVLEGDNAFACRKCWKIKNGYYRDKKGARNWRRERKHHDGHKSETDHHTEVLVSPASSTSVLSPSPSSGLLSPSPIKRSAPLPILQADDDRLGRSPSLAARSPAMVRAPSPLRQRIEKDEDSEHIPISRFDTTKSSETTVSLSSLNTTSSADTQTSSTKTAPTTLDTIPIIDVGAEADGEDGECDSDSDGLSNTDTEDETMPASLPKPSPSRGGGFFHSRKDPAKDKNFILRRAFKRYLIARAPETLVFHLKRFKQTGKAGMYSNFSTLKKMDDFVSFPEMLDLAPFFAPNRSDFKLTRTSAGVHAPFMDWPSPEKGPELSPVWYKLYAIVVHMGTMVGGHYIAYVLVDPERMFADPRHPDKVSDITAAADRLSDMKLGDAKIRGRDRRVWCYCSDTEVRFASVDEVLNARAYLCFYEKVQGEGRVGASQ, encoded by the exons ATGCTACAGCTCAGCGCGACGCCCCAGCTCATTGCGCTGCTCTCTGCCAACCCCGCATGGTCGctcacgccgtcggccaACTCGatcctcccccctcccccccgcgcgccgcagctcacgccgtcgctgctcccCGCGGCGTCGGAAATGCCCCTCTACCCCCTGCTGCCTGTCACACGCGCGTTTAACGACGCTCTCGGCCGCGCGTGGGCGACAAAAGACGTCGCCGGGCCGTCGATTAGCATCAAGGGCCTGCTCAAGGAACTCGCGCGCAAGTACGACCAGTACGACGAGTTTGCCCAGCAGGACGCGCACGAGCTGTTGAGGCACCTCCTCGACTCGATGGAAATGGAGGAGAGGGACATTATCAAGCGTGTCCAgcctccccgccccgcgccaaCAGGGAGCTCGCCCGACGGCGGTGCGTCATTGAGCGCGAGCATTGCCTCGCTcccgctgcctgctgcccccgACAACGGCATTCCCGACTCGGAACGCCTGCTGCCGTTTGTCGACGTGTTGTttggcggcctgctcgccagCATCGTCGTGTGCGAGACGTGCAAGTCGGTGTCGCACACGTACGAGGGGTTCCTGGACCTGTCACTCTCGctccgcggcgacgacgacacaccAAGGCTGCGCAAGCGCGACCGCTTCCGCTCGATAACGAGCAAGTTCAAGCCACGGACCGTGAGCTCCAAGCTTGCTGGTGAGCCAACAGCCACCATGTCGGaccccgagggcgacggcggcgagcgccgtgagCGCAAGAGCAAACAGCAGCACCTCACAGTCAACAGCGAGACGGAGAatgagcacggcgcggctgggctgggccggTCAGCGAGCACGTCCAAGTCGTTTGGTGGACTCAAGGGGCGGACAAGCTTTTCATTCCGGCGCAAGGGTGGAAGATCGGTCAGCGGGACGACGGAGAAGGAGAACGGCGCGGCCAGCGATACTagcgccgcgagcgcttCCACGGCCCAGCCGTCTGAACCTGCACTCATCCTCGAGccggtcgccgagggcgaatCGGCCGTGCCaatgtcgagcagctcgccagcTGAACAGCCGCACgcgcagcaccaccagcaccatcaccaccagcaccaggcTGGTCCGACGCCCGCGCAGGCGGCCTACATCCAGAGAATCCTGTACggcccgcccggcgcgccggagAGCCACGACCCcatcgccaagctgcgcgccgcgcatgCAGGTGAgcttggtgtcggcggcggcggcaagcccgaCTCTGGTCTCGTCGACAGCCTCAAGGCGTTCACGTCGGTCGAGGTGTTGGAAGGCGACAACGCGTTCGCGTGCCGCAAGTGCTGGAAGATCAAGAATGGGTATTACCGCGACAAGAAGGGCGCTCGTAATTGGAGACGCGAGCGCAAGCACCACGACGGCCACAAGAGTGAGACGGACCATCACACCGAGGTGTTGGTGTCtcccgcgtcctcgacgtcggtaCTCTCTCCTTCCCCGTCGAGCGGGCTACTCTCGCCCAGTCCGATCAAGCGGTCGGCGCCATTACCCATCCTACAggcagacgacgacagaTTAGGCCGGTCACcctcgctcgcagctcgcagtCCAGCAATGGTGCGCGCACCGTCCCCATTGCGGCAGAGAatcgagaaggacgaggacagcgagcaTATCCCCATAAGCAGATTCGACACGACCAAGAGCTCCGAGACGAcggtgagcttgtcgtcgctCAATACTACGAGCTCGGCCGACACGCagacctcgtcgacaaaAACTGCGCCCACCACGCTCGACACGATACCGATCattgacgtcggcgccgaggcggacggcgaggacggcgagtgCGACTCGGACTCTGACGGGTTGAGCAACACGGACACGGAGGACGAGACGATGCCTGCATCGCTGCCCAAGCCCAGTCCgtcgcggggcggcggcttctTCCACAGCCGCAAGGACCCAGCCAAGGACAAGAACTTTATCCTCCGGCGCGCGTTCAAGCGCTACCTCatcgcccgcgcgcccgagACGCTCGTGTTCCACCTCAAGCGGTTCAAACAGACGGGCAAGGCGGGCATGTACTCGAACTTTTCGACGCTAAAGAA GATGGACGACTTTGTCTCCTTCCCCGAGatgctcgacctcgcgccgttCTTTGCGCCAAATCGCTCCGACTTCAAGCTGACACggacgtcggcgggcgtgcaCGCGCCGTTCATGGACTGGCCGTCGCCCGAGAAGGGCCCAGAGCTGAGCCCAGTGTGGTACAAACTATACGCCATTGTCGTGCACATGGGCACCATGGTCGGCGGGCACTACATTGCGtacgtgctcgtcgaccccgagcgcATGTTTGCCGACCCGCGCCACCCGGACAAGGTGTCGGATAtcaccgcggcggcggacaggTTGAGCGACATGAAGCTGGGCGACGCGAAGATCCGCGGGCGGGACAGGCGGGTCTGGTGCTACTGTTCCGA CACCGAGGTGCGCTTCgccagcgtcgacgaggtactCAACGCGCGGGCTTACCTGTGTTTT TACGAGAAGGTgcagggggaggggcgtgtcggcgccagTCAGTGA